In the genome of Betaproteobacteria bacterium, one region contains:
- a CDS encoding UDP-N-acetylglucosamine 2-epimerase (non-hydrolyzing): MKKRIALIAGARPNFMKIAPIMRALEAYESSTEAILIHTGQHYDPEMSDVFFSDLGIRKPDKFLNCGGGSHAQQTARIMMAFEEVALGLEPQWVVVVGDVNSTVACSLVAKKLHMQVAHVEAGLRSGDRKMPEEINRIVTDSISDLFFVTEPAGEKNLLREGHSPDKIHYVGHVMIDNLLYQSERLAAGGAKDLPFAPLKNRLTRYGVVTLHRPSNVDEPQTLRRLMDTLADISRSLPLIFPVHPRTRQRIDALGIGVPASLHLLPPLGYMDFLNLWKDSVVVITDSGGLQEETTGLGVPCVTVRENTERPVTVEEGTNLIVGHDFDSLRRVVEDVMAGRSKQGRRPRFWDGKAAERICEVFART, encoded by the coding sequence ATGAAGAAACGAATCGCCCTGATAGCCGGAGCCCGGCCGAACTTCATGAAGATCGCGCCCATCATGCGCGCGCTGGAAGCGTACGAATCCAGCACGGAAGCGATCCTCATCCATACGGGGCAACACTACGACCCGGAGATGAGCGATGTCTTCTTCTCGGATCTGGGAATCCGGAAACCGGATAAATTCCTCAATTGCGGGGGTGGGAGCCATGCGCAGCAGACCGCCCGCATCATGATGGCCTTTGAGGAAGTTGCGTTAGGTCTCGAGCCTCAATGGGTGGTCGTGGTCGGCGATGTCAATTCAACGGTTGCCTGTTCGCTGGTCGCAAAAAAACTGCACATGCAGGTGGCGCACGTCGAAGCGGGGCTTCGCAGTGGCGACCGGAAGATGCCCGAGGAGATCAACCGCATCGTGACCGATTCGATCTCCGATCTTTTTTTCGTGACCGAGCCGGCTGGCGAGAAGAACCTGCTCAGGGAAGGGCACTCGCCAGACAAGATCCACTACGTCGGTCATGTGATGATCGACAACTTGCTTTATCAATCAGAGCGCCTCGCGGCGGGTGGTGCCAAGGATCTGCCGTTTGCTCCCTTGAAAAATCGACTGACCCGGTATGGTGTCGTTACGCTGCATCGTCCTTCGAACGTGGATGAGCCGCAGACGTTGCGACGTCTGATGGATACGCTGGCCGACATTTCGCGCTCCCTGCCGCTCATTTTTCCGGTGCACCCGCGTACTCGGCAGCGCATCGACGCGCTGGGAATCGGCGTTCCCGCAAGCTTGCATCTACTGCCGCCACTGGGCTACATGGATTTCCTCAACCTTTGGAAGGATTCCGTGGTCGTCATCACCGACAGCGGAGGTTTGCAGGAAGAGACGACAGGGCTCGGTGTGCCCTGTGTGACGGTGCGCGAAAATACCGAACGACCGGTCACTGTGGAGGAGGGGACGAACCTGATCGTGGGGCATGATTTCGACAGCCTGCGCCGCGTAGTCGAGGATGTGATGGCTGGACGGTCGAAGCAAGGGAGACGACCGCGCTTTTGGGACGGCAAGGCGGCCGAGCGAATCTGCGAGGTTTTCGCCCGCACATAA
- a CDS encoding class I SAM-dependent methyltransferase, giving the protein MKQESLAIIDQIVSLPNDWHQAGSVNRDVLLAIVRYSEECGGFRRTAETGVGRTTLLFSHLSDDHVVFALDGEKSLSQTKCSSLLRAERVRFVEGPSQRTLPQHLFEQGLQAVLIDGPHGYPFPDIEYYYFYPHLAAGGILIIDDIDIPSIGRMLDILRADSMFEFREVVGKTAFLTRTHEPAIDPCGDSWWLQGYNRGYYEDITRSPNQELSGRFLRRLSRFTPQTIKNSLSRTLKRRLRRFM; this is encoded by the coding sequence ATGAAGCAAGAGTCGCTCGCCATTATCGACCAGATCGTAAGCCTTCCGAACGACTGGCATCAGGCAGGCTCGGTGAACCGAGATGTCCTCCTCGCAATCGTACGGTACAGCGAAGAGTGTGGTGGGTTTCGGCGAACCGCCGAAACCGGCGTCGGTCGGACGACCCTGCTTTTCTCTCATCTCTCCGACGATCATGTTGTGTTTGCGCTGGATGGCGAGAAGAGCCTGAGCCAAACCAAGTGCTCGTCGCTACTTCGTGCGGAGCGGGTGAGGTTCGTCGAAGGGCCTAGCCAGCGGACACTTCCACAGCATCTGTTCGAGCAAGGCTTGCAGGCAGTTCTGATCGACGGGCCGCATGGCTACCCATTCCCTGATATCGAGTACTACTACTTCTATCCGCATCTCGCGGCAGGCGGCATCTTGATCATCGACGACATTGATATTCCGTCTATCGGCAGAATGCTCGATATCCTGCGCGCCGATTCGATGTTCGAGTTCCGAGAGGTCGTCGGGAAGACGGCGTTCCTCACCAGAACGCATGAGCCCGCGATCGACCCATGCGGTGACAGCTGGTGGCTGCAGGGCTACAACCGGGGATACTACGAAGATATCACCCGGTCACCCAATCAAGAGCTTTCGGGCCGATTCCTGCGACGGCTATCCCGATTCACACCTCAGACCATTAAGAATTCCTTGTCACGCACCCTGAAGAGAAGGCTTCGCAGGTTCATGTGA
- a CDS encoding class I SAM-dependent methyltransferase has product MGLIRKAKNALKRTFPFPAAVRELYYRSNAGQSPIYLDYSVNVQPRYGWGKPPHQRLHYLIAKHKDSYLRIIERLRPYEAKLAAIPVDAPADPSAPFWMNRFVMGLDAAALYAFPALFNSRLYVEVGSGNSTKFARRSIIDNNLETRIVSVDPEPRAEIDALCHEVVRRPVETVDPEIFDRLQPGDILMIDNSHRCFQNSDVTITFLEILPRLKPGVLIYIDDIYLPHDYPADWAQRYYSEQYLLAATLLADKGERYEVVFPGFFVSGIDTDLMQAAADFWQRCGFPQFATTRANGFWMRVVS; this is encoded by the coding sequence GTGGGTTTGATTCGGAAGGCTAAAAACGCTTTGAAAAGAACCTTTCCGTTCCCAGCGGCGGTGCGCGAACTCTACTACAGATCGAATGCCGGTCAGAGTCCGATCTATCTGGACTATTCAGTAAATGTCCAGCCACGCTATGGTTGGGGCAAACCGCCGCATCAGCGGCTCCATTATCTGATCGCGAAACACAAGGATAGCTATCTTCGAATCATCGAGCGGCTGAGGCCCTATGAAGCGAAACTCGCCGCCATTCCAGTCGATGCCCCTGCCGATCCCAGCGCTCCCTTTTGGATGAACAGATTTGTGATGGGCTTGGACGCCGCCGCGCTCTATGCTTTTCCGGCATTGTTCAACTCTAGGTTGTACGTCGAAGTCGGCTCCGGGAACTCAACGAAGTTCGCACGTCGATCGATCATCGATAACAATCTCGAGACGAGAATCGTGTCTGTCGATCCAGAGCCCCGTGCCGAGATCGACGCGTTGTGCCATGAGGTAGTCCGTAGGCCCGTTGAAACAGTTGATCCGGAAATCTTCGACCGGCTGCAGCCCGGCGACATTTTGATGATCGACAATTCCCACCGGTGCTTCCAAAACAGCGACGTCACGATAACCTTCCTCGAGATTCTGCCGCGCTTGAAGCCTGGCGTTCTCATCTATATCGACGACATTTATCTCCCGCACGACTACCCCGCGGATTGGGCGCAGCGCTATTACTCTGAGCAGTATCTTCTGGCCGCTACGCTTCTGGCCGATAAGGGTGAGCGATACGAAGTTGTGTTTCCCGGGTTTTTTGTATCCGGGATCGATACCGACCTCATGCAAGCGGCCGCGGATTTCTGGCAGCGATGTGGATTTCCGCAATTCGCGACGACCCGAGCGAACGGATTCTGGATGCGGGTGGTTTCGTGA
- a CDS encoding c-type cytochrome, producing MPERGVARQGLLARVASGSAARRTRWCRDCQGQQRRYMDRFKKQRVRLAFGGLLWTAAVGLAILLGGPTADSAKAYHDKRMRIAAGERVVVTCVACHRFTSSVHMVGPHLVRVLGRRAGSVAGYEYSAAMRNSGIVWDEESLTRFLRGPERMVSGTKMPLSGMSDSDIAALIQYMKEL from the coding sequence ATGCCGGAGCGCGGTGTAGCGCGCCAAGGGTTGCTTGCCCGCGTCGCGTCTGGTTCCGCCGCACGCCGGACACGTTGGTGCCGCGATTGCCAGGGACAGCAGCGTCGTTACATGGATCGATTCAAAAAGCAGCGAGTGCGTTTGGCTTTCGGCGGCCTCCTCTGGACCGCGGCGGTCGGGTTGGCAATCCTTCTCGGTGGTCCTACGGCCGATTCGGCGAAGGCATACCACGACAAGAGAATGCGCATCGCAGCGGGAGAGCGCGTCGTGGTCACTTGCGTCGCGTGCCACCGGTTTACGAGTTCTGTGCACATGGTGGGGCCGCATCTCGTGCGCGTATTGGGCCGGCGGGCCGGCTCCGTCGCTGGATACGAGTACTCCGCTGCCATGCGCAACAGCGGCATCGTCTGGGATGAAGAATCCTTGACAAGATTTCTTCGCGGCCCCGAGAGAATGGTGTCGGGAACGAAGATGCCTTTGTCTGGCATGAGCGACAGCGACATCGCCGCGTTGATCCAGTACATGAAGGAACTGTGA
- a CDS encoding FAD-dependent oxidoreductase, translating into MTQFVDALSTEFDSAPTVDVCVIGAGAAGITLCTNLADSKLRVVLLESGGRDIDGATQNLYQATQTGIPYYDMTSCRLRFFGGTTNHWSGYCRENDPIDYDGWPELGVPAWPIGYKDIAPYVAAAAAQIGLQTDGFRPEVQALRNGYLPSDLLESRSGDFHSKVFQITRRRRFQELYSQALGQQSNLDVILHANVVHLDVSPNGNRLDSVTVRAFGRRPFKVHARRFVLAAHAVENARLMLHSDDVIVGGIGNESGQLGRNFMEHPYAESGLFFPSDAFPQLYDADTLRKINLNMNLSLSAQAMRRERMLQYYCRFLPLYGFEESAKALERLYSRFWEPADLRTIAAVRMLTTSPGQGARSFGARLGVVRPKPIAYMLDHRIEQSPNPASRITLSTERDALGVRKVVLNWALSELDYRTFAKGQEVVVRELSRLGAGRFELDPLTPEAIRAHVRGHYHHIGTTRMATTGRNGVVDPNGKVHGMANLYVAGSSIFPTSGYSGPTMMIIAFAIRLAEHLKQLGTAA; encoded by the coding sequence ATGACCCAGTTCGTAGACGCTTTGAGTACCGAGTTCGATTCGGCTCCAACCGTAGATGTTTGTGTGATCGGAGCCGGTGCGGCAGGCATCACCCTGTGCACCAACCTGGCCGACAGCAAACTACGCGTGGTGCTGCTGGAAAGCGGAGGCCGCGACATCGACGGCGCGACCCAGAATCTTTATCAAGCCACGCAGACCGGCATTCCGTACTACGACATGACGTCATGTCGGCTGCGTTTCTTCGGGGGTACGACCAACCATTGGAGCGGCTACTGCCGGGAAAACGATCCAATCGACTACGATGGCTGGCCTGAGCTCGGCGTACCCGCCTGGCCCATCGGGTACAAAGACATTGCGCCCTATGTGGCCGCTGCTGCCGCTCAGATCGGGCTGCAAACCGACGGCTTCCGCCCGGAAGTGCAGGCGCTACGCAATGGCTACTTGCCATCGGACCTGCTGGAGTCGAGATCCGGCGATTTCCACAGCAAGGTATTCCAGATCACCCGGCGTCGGCGCTTCCAGGAACTCTACTCTCAGGCGTTGGGGCAGCAGTCGAATCTCGACGTAATCCTCCACGCAAACGTCGTTCATCTCGATGTCAGCCCGAACGGGAACCGCCTGGACAGCGTCACGGTTCGAGCCTTCGGGCGAAGGCCGTTCAAGGTACACGCAAGGCGCTTTGTCCTGGCCGCCCACGCTGTAGAGAACGCCCGCTTGATGCTGCATTCGGACGACGTGATCGTTGGCGGAATCGGAAACGAATCCGGCCAGCTCGGGCGCAACTTCATGGAGCATCCCTACGCCGAGTCGGGCTTGTTCTTTCCGAGCGACGCTTTCCCGCAGCTTTATGACGCCGATACTCTGCGCAAGATTAATCTCAATATGAATTTGAGCCTTTCGGCCCAGGCGATGCGCCGCGAAAGGATGCTCCAGTACTATTGCCGCTTTCTCCCCCTGTATGGTTTCGAGGAGTCCGCCAAGGCGCTCGAAAGGCTTTATTCCCGGTTCTGGGAGCCGGCAGACTTGCGGACCATCGCCGCCGTACGAATGCTTACGACATCGCCCGGGCAGGGCGCCCGGTCCTTTGGCGCCCGGCTAGGCGTGGTGCGCCCGAAGCCGATCGCCTATATGCTCGATCATCGCATTGAGCAAAGCCCGAACCCGGCTTCGCGGATCACCCTGAGCACCGAGCGCGATGCACTCGGCGTACGCAAGGTCGTGCTGAACTGGGCGCTGTCCGAGTTGGACTATCGCACCTTCGCCAAAGGCCAGGAAGTTGTGGTGCGTGAGCTGAGTCGGCTCGGCGCCGGTCGGTTCGAGCTCGATCCCTTGACGCCGGAAGCGATCCGGGCGCATGTGCGGGGACACTACCACCACATAGGCACGACGAGAATGGCCACCACGGGACGAAACGGCGTGGTCGACCCTAACGGGAAGGTACACGGGATGGCGAATCTTTACGTGGCAGGAAGCTCCATTTTCCCGACTTCCGGCTACTCTGGTCCAACGATGATGATCATCGCCTTCGCCATTCGCCTGGCCGAACATCTGAAGCAACTGGGAACCGCCGCGTAG